gggagcgacaacgcacggaaatgtgtatcagacgagaggaaacgtGGACCTAGgccattgattttgaaaaacgaggccacatgcattttcattgctatgtcacTGTTTTCataagatactgaccgtttgatcttggaaagctgagttgcttttacgtgcagccaacgcatgccgtgtgctgacagacagtacgttcactatgCTTTGCCTAGCTCAGCATGATAGGGTTGTGTGTTACCGGACTTTAAACAGCCTCCCACCTCACCCCTGCAGACTGATATGGAAAAaacgctggtggctcctcagaaatacggcgggcagtttctccgccaaaacagccgattttgagtccaaatttgcattgatcttcgttttcgagcacatccacctcgcctaggtacacgatgtgcccagccgcgcttgtaaacttagggaAAGGCTACTTTTCTGTCTCTGTGCGAGCGAAGCGATCGTATCCGCCGCCATGTTAATTTCATGAGCATGACataaacagtatagcgccacgtacggcgagtatttagagacaaaataaaatcaaaaagcaacaaaaaacaaagcgaaagaaagctaaaattattaatactgaacgcaatatgatagttgagcaataccaaataaaaataaataaataaacaaacagaaatgccgtaaaaacccgtccgagctgagcgatgacgtcataagcgtgtcgcaatgcattctgggtaattaaggtaaaatatgtgtatagcatgttctatggtagtaaaaccggaaatagagaaagaaagaaagaagaaagaaagaaagaaagaaagaaagaaggaaagtgagcaaaaactatttcttttttcaaactctttagaatatgaaaaatatgttggAAATGAAGTAGCACAAACAAATACATGCACCTATTGATTATTACTCTTAGTCTATTACTGCAGGTTCACGTATATATCGCAATCGTAAACAAAACTTCCAGAAGTCTACATTTGGCCAAACCTGTCAACCGGCAAATAGCAGACACTTTAGCAGTGCTGTAAGATAGACTTATTACGCAAACATAGCGCCTCAGTAGATTTGATGATTTTGGTGTATTCTGTACGGGCCTGTTGCTGttatgtaacttttgattatgtTTTATTCTATTTCTGTTTTGATGATGTCAACAAAAGGGTTTCAAGGTACTGGGATACACCGTATGAATCAGCTTCACAATCTGTGCatgtgtattgttattgttataactgtattgttattattgacaagtgaattttgcaCTGGAATTTAATACACTGATGCAATAGTGCATTCTACAAGTATACTCTCGTCAACATGGTGTATACAAAAGAgcttttttcaatttctgcaGAGTAGGCCAGCGTGCAAAAGGTTAATTATTGggtaacaataaaatattttcgtGAAATTACCTGATGCGGGTATGCGTAAATGTGTTTTTAACTGTTGTGCCTTTCAGTTATCACGCGTGAAGCAAAACATTTTTCGTGCCTCCAGCTAAGTTGATTCAATGTCAAACATACAGAGAAAGGATATGAATGGGGAAAAACTCCTGAAAAACCCACTCTCGCATATTTGGAAGCTACTGTATAGATTCAAGATCGTTTTCAGTGAGATAATGTTTCCATATTGTGGGGATTAAACAGCTGAATTGTCACTTCACAAAATAGTGCAATATCCCTTGCCCTCTTCATGGTAATTATATCTCGAAAAATATTGTTGGTGTTGTTTTTCTTTCGCCTTCTCAAAACTAAAAATTTTAAGGTCAACAATTTCACCGCAGGAGCACGAGAATTGccaattaaaataaaagaataatAACTAATAAAGAATACTGCTTTTATACATTATGACAACACTGAACCATCAGGACTCAATTCTCAAAGCGATGAAACATAGCGCAAAAAGGTAGAGAACAAGGAAGAAAGGGTCGTACACAAAACAATGTTTAAAGCAGTATTCTTTATTCTTTCTCATATTTTAATTGGCAATGCTCGTGCCTCTGTGATTTCACACGATCGATTGTCATCATAGCGTATGTGAAAATGACTTAAAGTTTTCCACCATGCTAGATATCATTTCCTATCTTCCACACTCTATGTGATACAATAAAATACCTTATTAGCCGTGCCAAATATCCTTTCACTCATTCCAAGCGATAACCCTGCATCGGGTTTGAGTTTCATAAGAAACTCTTTTGCCACAGTTCTAGGAAATTGGGCTCCCTGTTGTGATTCCTGTCCCGACCGACACGAACAGAATTAAACATTAAATCTTACAAGCTTGGATCCAATATAACACAAAATAAGAGTCATAAGAGTGTAGTCGACATAAATATTCACCGACGTACGGTTGCTTAAAATTCGTTGCAATGTCCTCCATTTCAGTTCTTTGATATACTAATTCTCTCGATTATAAAAGTAGTTTATAATACGCCACATgttcattccgtgtcgcgattcccCAGAAAACGTCAtccacgtgacgagaaaatagatacgtctaatCCCCactgaatcgacaaaagtgacgtcaaagggtattttttgaaaatatatttccaaaggaatagttttgaccaaatttggaaaagtgcccgatCACATGACGGTAGTGTCGCCTGCAGCTTGTAACAATAGCGGATGACTAGAATGTGATGTCCGTCCGGGTGAGCGGCGagcctctctctaaaacagattccCAACATTCCAACActgtaggaacttgaacagcttatcgacgaaaaagattcaagtgcaacgtTACCAAGGATGTTGCTGGGTATGCTCTGAATATTTTTGAATTAAAGTGGTACCTCGTAGAACTGTAACAGCTGTGGAaatatcgccaagtaaacttgtcacaatggattgttgtgtgcaaattaaaaactataacatactacaaaatgagcatgtggtgtgtcataaaacacctataacctggtctttattcgggctatagcgcccgtgcgctatagccctcataaTCAGGTAATATAGGTGTTTAGTATTGAATTTGCCGTTCATGAATTAAAATTTTCCTCTATCGAGATATATATCATTTCTTCTGTGTCATAAATATATAGAATGTCTCTTAAACGTTTGGTCGGATTGTAGATTAGAAACGACAGTTTGCAGACCTAGTGGATTTCCATTTCATTACCCGTTGACCTGCCATTTATCGTGCTACATCAACATTTTAGATTGTTTTCAGGAAAATAATATGGTAATAGTTCGATAGAAACTATTGGACCAAATATATCCTGAATGGTTCCCCGAACAAATGCTATCGAGATAATAAGGAGTGGCTGCATGCATTTAATATTCCTTCATTCTTCATCCGAACTATGACACCTTGACTCTGAATCAATAGAGTAATACAATTTACCAAACAATACTTTTATTGTAACTGTTCTAATTGTGGTGTGAATTCTGTATATGAAATTATCTTTTGGGATCATTATTTTACTGCTCTCTTAAGTAACAAACCTTAGATTGTCGATATTTGTTTATGCTTGGATCACAAGCATTCTGTACTGAGCTATGCGTTGTATTTATATTTAAGCTTGTTGTCATATTGGTCTCCGATACATGGAACAAAGGTTCTAATTCGTGGACATCcattaattttgcacaaatCAATTTTGTTTTAGTTCGTATTTATAGTCACAGctctttcattttttccactacttttaaagggccagtaatgctaacttgctatgatttttttcatcatgttTGTATATCATTTGCAACTTCTTTTTCTACTCCAAAAAGAAGATTGAAACACCGACTATTTAGCTTGTTGATTGAACGTCATTGCCATTGTTAACGTAATTTTGACTTCTAGTCCAGAAGTGACCAGAAGTcactttcaaaaataacaaagcgGTTTTCAAAAGTACGGGCTGAGTTGTATATCAATTCAGCTGAGTTGTATATCAACATACCTTATTGAGTAAAACAAGGAATGatggttgacattcaaaacaaaagtggtgaaaaaattatcagaagTTAGAATTACTGCCTTTAAACACGCGTGCTCTGTTAGTTGCTATTGTGTGACTATGTAAAAGCTGCAACGCTGTCATCACGTACGCATTCtcagcattttgtaattcaATTACATTTGTGGGTCATGATATATGTTACCaaactaaattttatgaaagtttGAAACTTGGCTTTCCTATTCTCCTGTTTGTCGAAGTGTTTGATCACACCAAGAGAAGGTGCTGACCAGCATTGAGTGTTTTTACGTAGAGAAGTACTGTGGGAGTTAAAGTATGTAGATAAGCCGACTATCATGGCATGCTATTACATGATGGAAAGGACTCATTCCTTGAAATCGTGCTACCGACCTTCTCACTTGTCTTCTATCAAATATATTTCATGCAGAAATATCTACATTAAACGGAGGTTTATGTAAACTCGTTTTCTTATCTCTCATAGAAGAATTTTGTAAGATGTCAGAGAGAGCGCGTGATGTTGTTCGAAGTTACTCGCATTCTCACGTTATTTGCTTCTCGTCTATTCTTTTTCACCGTTCAGTACAAGTAATTATCTCCAACAGTATCTCCTGCAGTCTGCAGTTCATTAGCTAGGTTGACTTGTTCCGAGTGTTATCAGCTATGTAACTATCAGCTGTGTCAGTGCAAGAGAAGTAATACCCTTATCTTATCAGTGAGGTCAACTGTACTGACGGCAATAAAAACATTAGGCACATGCGTCACAAAATGTCAACGCCCTCTTTGTAATGTCTGTATACTGCCTGCCTGCccgtctgtctgcctgtccgaTCGaaaccacagtggaaataagtttttaacttttttgtgtTATCCCAGCTTTTCgtgtttgcattttttcttgtttttattgtatgtttttttaaagtgctaaataaatacatcaaataaaaaaccgtattgatacaatgttcgctgtcgtcactagcaaccagcCGAAAGCGATGTCTctgcttggggggggggggggtgcgcTGCACTGTACTGCACGTTTCAAAGCCCATTTGCCCTGAGTGTTCAGTAAAAATACGGGAAGGTACAGATTTTCAGCTAGACTGTCGGGATCACTTCAGtgtttacttcaagacttttggacttttcaagaccttcacattCGCAGTGAACTCAGCACGATTCCGATGTGCATAAAGCCTGCAAGCAAAAGGACTTCCTCACTCATCAGTGTGCCTGTCTAGATTCAACTCTCAGGAGACTAGGAGTTGTATGCAGTCGCAgctgaaatatgaaatttttgtcatacaaaacatttgttttttatttagcTGTTTAACAATAACGCCGACGAAGAGAGTATCACTTACATTGTTGATCGTTAATGTGTTCAGTGCTTTCAGCTGGTAGAGTTAAAATTGCCAACAAAAACAGCAACAACGATAGAGAACAAGTCGCCAATAGCTCTATAGAGCAACTTGTACTGATGTATGACTGTTGACAGTGAATTCATCAGAAGAATGAATTCCACAACTCACCAATTCAGGCACTCCATCTAATCAAATTGCTAAGTTGTCAAGAGACATTAAGTATCTATTCACGACAGCTATGTTGACTTCAAGAACGCATTGTCACCTGTGTCCTTTGTGAGGGCGCCTGACAATAAGATCACAgttcatgatttacaattcaaaatttaGCAAATCAACACTGTTTGTAAAAACGCGAGATCGGAGAGTTTTTGCGAAACTTTTCGGTCACACACGTTGAATATAAGTTTCATAGAGGCGTAATGTCAAGACCATTGATTCAGAAGTGAGAATGTCACGTGTTTGTGATACGCCCATTTAAACGAAGGTGGCCGATATAACCTAAGAGGCTGTATTGAAATGCTTCACAGCAAAGCAGTCTACCTCAAAATTTGAGCAACAGGACGTGATTTTCCTGCAAATCAAAGGTTCTGTAGAAAGGTAAGTCGGACATGCCCTTgacatgaatttcaaaaatataggaCTTTCACGTCTTAAAATCGTTTAAGATTTGTATGATACTCAATATTCCGCCATCCAAATATCTAGCATCGATCATTACTAGTTATTCGTATTCATCATTACAATACATTATAAAAGAATAATGAGTTCTAGTCTCATGTTCGAATCCGTATGTGAATACCCTATGAAAGATATCTTGAGCGTACATGTTAGCATTAAACCAGACTAgattttgttacattaatgaCCTCAATAATGGTGTTGTGTATGTAAATCTTGACCATGATACGCTGTTTACATTGGAAGTGTTGCAGGTGTCAGTATATGCCAAGGACTCAGGTCATGTTAGAGTACACAAGCAACAGTTAttgcatgataaagaaattAGGTCGAAACAAGTGGTTACCGAGGTTCTCCTACCTACAAGGCTAGGCTTGTtctttaaataaagtatttACCCCTGTGTTGTATTACTCATGGAGTCAGATAGTCGCCTGCACCGTAAACCACATATATCTTCGACCCCTTTCAGCAGAGAGACCGTTTATAGAGACATGTAACACGATTTGTGGTGTCCATTTAAAATACAAGCAGATGAAGCTTACATACGGTGTACATAACAGCAACGGTACATATTGCATACGGGTCATTATATCATGATGCAAAGGATTGATAGAATGCCTCTTCAGGTAGCTCGCCGTCTCGAAaacgaaagacttaaacttttgctcaaaattttcctcaatgaaactgtcACGGTCAACCTTTCACTCAAGATAAAAAATCaaatccccgtgttaactctatgaaaagatagaatttttgattttcgaagaAGACGGTGACgatttttattacaattaaaTGAGCccaacaaatggtagatcagaagggaattgtaaaagtttgagtctcagagtccgaatatcgttccccgaggcgcattctaccttaaggtgtATCAATGGTGCGTTAATGGAATTATTGAAGCTATAAGACCGATATCTGGGATGTCATCATCATTCGACCAGTTTTGAGCACAACGCTGAAATCGTCGTGCCCTTTGAAATTTCTTGCCACCAACAGCGTTTTTTTCTGACAATTAAACAAAACAGAAGTATcgcaaagaaaaacaatttaaGAATAAATAGCATTCAATGCAAAATAATTGACTGCGCCTGGAGGActgaaataattatcaaaagAGGATAAATATGAATTCAGAAATGTGTCCACCATTATCTTGGAGAATGAGGTCATCATGACTGACGGGCATATCCTTGGCTGGCAGTATTAAACCTGCATCAAAGGTCTGTGTATGCCgaaatatatattgaaaaaaaacacatatacTACTCGTCTTACAGGATGGTACTTTTAACATATGATGTCCATCGAACTGTCATTTGCGCAATATTTCTGGTAAGATAAGGTGTGTTGTCATGGGCTATTTTGAATTAAtgattgaaaattaatttttctttcgGTATGGTAACTTTCAATACAAGTTTTAATTTGCGACCTTTTAGTGTtatgtttttggttttgttACAGCAATGCTAGCAAGAAACACAAGTATTCAACAGACAGTAACACATTTTTGTTCCTCGATTTGACAGATAACGACAGAAGATATCTCAATAATCGATTCCCCGGACACAATGGATGATAAGAAAGATGTCAAAGATTACAACAAGGATGACGTCAGACAGCAAGCAAAGACTGATCTACTAAAGAATTCAGTTTTGGGAGATCGGGATGACTCATGCGGTTACACTGAATATCAGCCGTCGCATCGTTTACCAAGAACGCTGCTGCTGTACCTGGTATCGATCGGCATGGTGCGTATATTTGTATTTACGTCATCGTATAGGACGTGGTGGATGCTGGAAGAGAGTCTTTAAGCTGTGAAGCTGAAGCATAAATCGATTTCTTCCTTAAAGTTGCATTGTGAGATACCTTAAAGCATGACTGTCTTACTGGTGCATCTAGTTCTTTATTCCATTCTTATCTTTTTCTCTCTTTCGCTGACTCTCTATCTCCCTCTGTCTccgactgtctgtctgtctgtctgtctgtttctctgtctgtttctctgtctgccTCGCTATCTGTTTGTCTATCTCTCTGTGTCGATTCTATGTGATGATTTTGTTGGGCAAGCGAGCGTTCAGCTAAGATATTCGATGGTCTCTATGACCGGGGAGTGTCAATTTTGGCAAAGTGTGACTTCACCGATAGGCGTGTAGTAGGACAATATTCACAAGACTTGGATATGAATTCCACTGCTTTCAGGTGAAAATAAACACATCTGATTCAAATAATTTCGTTACAGGGAATGTACGTGGCACTGATCGGACCGAGCCTACCTGATTTTCAATGGAACACAGGAATCCACATTGATCGCATTGTTATAATCGTAGTGCTGATGAGCGCTGGATTTGCGATTGGCTCGTTGATAGGTGGCGCCTGCTTCGATGCTTTCAACAACGACCTAGTGATGGCGCTCTCATTAGTCTTCTTCAGTGTGGTGGTAGTAGCACTGAGTTTGTGTCAATCTCTGCCCTTACTTTTGAGTCTGGGTTTAGCATCTGGCATAGCTGATGGATTCCTTGAGACAGGTGGGTTCCTtgcaatcacaaaaaaattgcagaaacagTTTCTGAAAGAAGGGAGGACAGAGTCGAGTTGGATTGTACAACCCTCGTCCTGATAGGTCcatcacaaattttatttatagtTCGAACACACCTACAACACGAATCgacctaatttgggataataggatGGTGAGGTAATGTCgctttaatctgcaaatgtaagctcatctacttttcgtTTTACTTTATACggttgtttttatgagtaatttgtaacattacagcatccagctgaaaaatatgaagatccaattatcccaaattagtttcaatcgtgctCTACATAAAATAACACCATTGCAACCATACATTTGCGTGTGTTAtgcataataaaatataatcATCACCGATGGAACGTCTTCGGAGGCGTGTGTATAGTTCGTCGTTTACGTTTTGGTAAACTTCTGAACTTCAAGTAAACTGAAATACTAGTGCTCCTCGTTTCATCCAAGTGATTATTTATCTTCAAGTGACTCATCTAAGAGCCGGCggagaaattttacaatactacgCAGTAGTTATTGGTATGATCTGCTAATCTTAATTAGCCTTCATTGCGATGTCAAGTGCACTGATATTTTTCCTAGTTAACGGCTGTCTGGAAAGGTACAGACATTCGCTAAAAACATGCATTTACCTTTACAGGGGCGTACAGTATTTGTGTGAAGATATGGCGAAGAGACTGTCATATCTATGTACAGATTCTCCAGTTCTCATTTGCCCTTGGCGCCACTCTCAGTCCATTGTTCGCGTCGCCATTCTTGATTGAGACTGGTGGCACCAATGCATCAATTACCACTCCTGGACTTGCCTCAACTGTTCACCCAAAACTGGAGGACAGAAACCAGTCTTGGTGGAACGACACGAGCGTCGATACACATTATGGTCTGCAAGATGTATACGGATTTGGTAAAACCGAAGCGAACGAAACATTTCTCGCACCGCAGATCGGGGAAAAGTCAGCGAAGAACTACCTCAGTTGCCACAATGCTACCAATCAAACACCCAGTGACAGCCAGCTTCCTTCCAACGCCAGGCAGAATACTACTTCACAACTCTGGATTCCTTATGTAATCATGTCGTGTTACTTGATAATTTTAGCGATACCTTTCACTGCATTGTTTTTAAAAGGCACTCGCTCCTTAAAAGTTACGAATATGACCAAAGCCGACAGCAAAGACAGAAGCGATCGCAGGAAGAGCGTGGCGTACACAGTTGCGCTGCTTTCACTTTTGTGTGCCTTCTCAGCTCTGGCTCTCTCATCGTATACGCTTTACGGGATGTTTGTGTACACCTATGCCATCAACATGAACCTTGGTTTTACCACAAAGACAGCGAGCTATCTGACGTCACTGTTTTGGGGTTGCTTCGCTGCATCACGAGGAATGAGCATCTTCGAAGCTAAGTTTCTATCCCCGAAGACGATGATTATCATAGACTTGGTTGGATTAGCCTTCACAACAGTTCTGCTTGCCGCGTTTGGAAGAACGGTGCCCGAGGTACTCTGGGTAGTGAGTTGTTTATTTGGAATCTTCTCGGCTTCTTTGTTTGGTTGTGGGATCACGTGGGCTGAACAACACGTGAAGCTTACTGGCAAAGCTACTTCTCTAACTCTCGTTGGGTCCGCAGTCACTTCAACTACTTTACCTGTTATGCTGGGTAAACTTTTTGAAGGCAACAATTACAGCTCCTTTGCGTACATGATGGTTGCCATGTGCGGTCTTAACATTGTCGTATATGTGATGATGCAGACAGTAACTTCGAGATGCGGGGAGACGTATGTAGAGCAACGAAGTGAAGATGTTGACCTTCCGTCTGTTGAAGACAGATTCTGACCTTTGGTGGGGTATTGACTAAGGTCATACATTTACTCACTTAAGCGtgcaagcatacatacatacatacatacatacatacatacatacatacatacatacatacatacatacatacatacatacatacatacataacaggAGACACAGAAACGATGAATAACCTGTTCAGATTAGTGAGAGTGGAAATTCAATGACTGAAATTGAATTAATCATCGTGACCCTTGATACCAAATCGAAAAAAGGGTTTCGTAAAAAAGAAAGCAATCTTATACCTCAACTTAACCATTGACTCAATCATCTTGACCAATGATACCACAATTCAAGTATTATTTGAGAGAAAAAGACGCGCTAAGATCTCAACTGAACTGAAAAGAAtagctgaaaaatacaaagaacgACTGCGTAC
This genomic window from Ptychodera flava strain L36383 chromosome 10, AS_Pfla_20210202, whole genome shotgun sequence contains:
- the LOC139141947 gene encoding sodium-dependent glucose transporter 1A-like produces the protein MDDKKDVKDYNKDDVRQQAKTDLLKNSVLGDRDDSCGYTEYQPSHRLPRTLLLYLVSIGMGMYVALIGPSLPDFQWNTGIHIDRIVIIVVLMSAGFAIGSLIGGACFDAFNNDLVMALSLVFFSVVVVALSLCQSLPLLLSLGLASGIADGFLETGAYSICVKIWRRDCHIYVQILQFSFALGATLSPLFASPFLIETGGTNASITTPGLASTVHPKLEDRNQSWWNDTSVDTHYGLQDVYGFGKTEANETFLAPQIGEKSAKNYLSCHNATNQTPSDSQLPSNARQNTTSQLWIPYVIMSCYLIILAIPFTALFLKGTRSLKVTNMTKADSKDRSDRRKSVAYTVALLSLLCAFSALALSSYTLYGMFVYTYAINMNLGFTTKTASYLTSLFWGCFAASRGMSIFEAKFLSPKTMIIIDLVGLAFTTVLLAAFGRTVPEVLWVVSCLFGIFSASLFGCGITWAEQHVKLTGKATSLTLVGSAVTSTTLPVMLGKLFEGNNYSSFAYMMVAMCGLNIVVYVMMQTVTSRCGETYVEQRSEDVDLPSVEDRF